Proteins found in one Bacteroidetes bacterium GWF2_43_63 genomic segment:
- a CDS encoding 4-hydroxyphenylacetate 3-hydroxylase: MIRTREQYLAALKALKPNIYKNGEQIADVTSHPATRRVVESHCRAFDAAHDEKHKSLFTAKSYFTGNEILRFNGMMKSLDDIMNNAKLKREMYHFTGSCTGGCCVGWNSQNVMWAVTNDIDKEFGTDYQKRLEKWILNAEEKGTVCAGALTDAKGNRTLKPTQQADPDVNLRMVEKRADGIVVRGAKLMICGVAASEEIFILPGSGYKDTDAEFAVSFVIPRDIEGLTIVETMRPSDDRDYKDGWDTMETGITQAYLMFDNVFIPNERVFMAGEFKYAGKVVEYFTANYRACIGACVAGQGDVMIGAGVLMARANGISNKKFDDKFTVMSANNNTTYGLGIGAMALGGAHASGVWISDSQIAHLNKIYVATLPYETKRLCQEIGGGIVETGCTPSFKDWNDPRYGEMIRKYVKAGDCSAESRVRAARLSEWLTIGSGVPGCMHGGGSPDGARMVVKAFTPFEVYADFAKKIAGITENITDPAADKK; this comes from the coding sequence ATGATCAGAACGAGGGAACAATATCTGGCCGCACTGAAGGCGCTCAAACCTAATATATACAAGAATGGTGAACAGATCGCCGATGTGACCAGCCATCCTGCAACACGACGCGTGGTGGAAAGCCATTGCCGTGCTTTCGATGCCGCACACGATGAAAAACACAAAAGTCTTTTTACTGCCAAATCGTATTTCACGGGAAATGAAATTCTCCGCTTCAATGGCATGATGAAGTCGTTGGACGACATTATGAATAATGCTAAACTGAAACGCGAAATGTATCATTTCACCGGTTCCTGCACGGGCGGCTGCTGTGTCGGCTGGAACTCACAAAACGTTATGTGGGCTGTAACAAATGATATTGACAAGGAATTCGGAACTGACTATCAAAAACGTCTCGAAAAATGGATTCTGAATGCTGAAGAAAAAGGGACTGTTTGTGCCGGTGCGCTCACCGATGCCAAAGGCAACCGCACGTTGAAACCCACTCAGCAAGCCGATCCGGATGTGAATCTTCGCATGGTTGAAAAACGTGCCGATGGCATCGTGGTTCGTGGTGCAAAGCTCATGATCTGCGGTGTGGCTGCTTCCGAAGAAATTTTCATTCTGCCGGGTTCTGGCTACAAAGATACCGATGCCGAATTTGCAGTATCATTCGTAATCCCGCGCGATATTGAAGGTCTGACTATTGTTGAAACCATGCGTCCAAGCGACGATCGCGATTACAAAGATGGATGGGATACCATGGAAACCGGAATTACTCAGGCTTACCTGATGTTCGACAATGTTTTCATTCCGAACGAACGCGTATTTATGGCCGGTGAATTCAAATATGCCGGAAAAGTGGTTGAATATTTCACCGCCAATTACCGCGCCTGCATTGGTGCCTGTGTTGCCGGTCAGGGCGACGTGATGATCGGTGCCGGTGTGCTGATGGCCCGCGCCAATGGAATTTCGAATAAAAAATTCGATGATAAATTCACCGTAATGTCTGCCAACAACAACACCACCTATGGTCTTGGAATCGGCGCCATGGCATTGGGCGGAGCTCATGCTTCCGGTGTCTGGATTTCGGATTCACAGATTGCGCATCTCAATAAAATTTATGTGGCTACCCTGCCCTACGAAACAAAACGTCTCTGTCAGGAAATTGGAGGTGGTATTGTCGAAACCGGCTGTACGCCTTCGTTCAAGGACTGGAATGATCCGCGCTACGGCGAAATGATTCGCAAATATGTGAAAGCCGGCGATTGCTCGGCCGAAAGCAGAGTGCGCGCTGCACGCCTTTCGGAATGGCTCACCATAGGTTCTGGTGTTCCGGGCTGTATGCACGGCGGCGGCTCACCCGACGGCGCCCGCATGGTTGTAAAAGCATTCACGCCGTTTGAAGTCTATGCTGACTTTGCAAAAAAAATTGCCGGTATCACCGAAAACATTACGGATCCTGCAGCCGACAAAAAATAA